From the Cyanobium sp. M30B3 genome, the window GTGGAGGTGCTGCGCCGCGACCGGCTGGAGGGCGCCGACGACGTGATCGCCCTGTTCACCGGGCTGGTGCGGGTGGAAGGGATCACCAGCAACCGCTTCCGCCCCGGCGCGGTGGCCGACCATCTCACCTCCTTCGGCGGCGAACTCACGGCCGAACCCACCCCAGCGGGCCAGATGAGCGCCCTGCGCTGGCTGGAGGCGGGCGCCACCGGCAGCTACGGCACGGTGGTGGAGCCCTGCAACTTCCTCGCCAAGTTCCCCAGCCCCGGGCTGCTGCTCACCTACTACCGCCGCGGCGACACCCTGATCGAGGCCTACTGGCGCAGCGTGGCCATGCCGGGCCAGGGGGTGTTCATCGGCGAGCCGCTGGCCCGCCCCTGGGGGCCAGCCCGGAACGGCGGGGCGTGACGGACTGCAGCGTGGGCGCCCGCAACCGTGAGAAGGTGGGCGCCCCGCCCGCACGCCCGATGCACCCCGAAGCCCCCGCTGGCGCAACCCAGGCCGCCCTGGCGGAGCTGGTGGCGGTGGTGGCCCGGCTGCGCGACCCCGAGGGGGGCTGCCCCTGGGATCTGGAGCAGACCCACGCCTCCCTGGTGCCCTACGTGCTGGAGGAGGCCCACGAGGTGGCCGATGCCATCCGCCATGGCGACGACCGCCACCTGGCCGAAGAACTGGGCGACCTGCTGCTGCAGGTGGTGCTGCACGCCCAGATCGCCAGTGAGGCAGGGCGCTTCAACCTGGAACAGATCGCCCGGGGAATCAGCGCCAAGCTGGTGCGCCGCCACCCCCACGTGTTCGCCGACGCCGAGGCGGCCGACAGTGCCGCCGTGCGCCGCAGCTGGGAGGCGATCAAGGCCGAGGAACAGCAACAACGCCAGGCCGCTGCGGGCGGCGCGGCGGTCCCGGCCAGCGCCAGCCCCCTCAGCGACCGGCTGGCAAGCAAGGTGCGCGGCCAGCCGGCCCTGGCCGCCGCCATGACCATCTCCCGCCAGGCCGCCGCGGCCGGTTTCGAGTGGGACGCCATCGACGGGGTGTGGGCCAAGGTGCACGAGGAGCTCGACGAGCTCAAGGAGGCGGTGGCCGAGGCCCAGGCCAGTGGCGATCCCAGCCACGCCCAGGCAGAGCTGGGCGATCTGCTGTTCACGCTGGTGAACGTGGCCCGCTGGTGCGG encodes:
- the mazG gene encoding nucleoside triphosphate pyrophosphohydrolase; translation: MHPEAPAGATQAALAELVAVVARLRDPEGGCPWDLEQTHASLVPYVLEEAHEVADAIRHGDDRHLAEELGDLLLQVVLHAQIASEAGRFNLEQIARGISAKLVRRHPHVFADAEAADSAAVRRSWEAIKAEEQQQRQAAAGGAAVPASASPLSDRLASKVRGQPALAAAMTISRQAAAAGFEWDAIDGVWAKVHEELDELKEAVAEAQASGDPSHAQAELGDLLFTLVNVARWCGLDPEAGLAGTNRRFLDRFSRVEAALGGDLQGRSIEELEGLWREAKAQIRTEGSGPFPPP